CCTCCTCGGCGAACTCGGAGACGACGGCGTTGCGCGACGCGGTGCGGCCGTCGGCCAGCGCGCTCGCGGCTTCCACGCAGTTCCTGATCATCTTGCGGCCCGCCTCGTCCAGGGTCGCGTCGGTTTCCGGCAGGCCCGGATGGGCGGCCGCGATGGCATAGGCCACCAGCTGCCTGAGGGCCACGAGGCGGACTTCCTGGGATATCTCCAGATCGGCATGATCCATGTGTTCTTCCATGCAACGCGATGGCTGTGTTGTTGTTCGGTGGAAAGGCGGTGGATTGGACCTCGGATCCGGCCGGCATGCCTGCCGCCCGGCGACACGACGCGCGGGACGCCGACGCCGACGCCGACCGACCGGGGCGGAACCCCGGCCGGGCGGACGTGACCACCGACTCACCCGGCTGTAGGCGAGGCCTTACGGCTTATCCATCCGCCGGCCCTCCGCGATGTCGGAGAAGGTCGCGCCCTTTCGGCAGTCCAGGGGCACAAGGTGCGATTTCCATCAACCACAAGGAGACCTCCAAATGTCCGATTTGACCAACGATCATGGCGTGAAGAAGACCGGCGACGGCACGGCCACGGGCGTGGGCGCCGCCCTGGGCGGCGCGGTGGGCGGCGTCGCGGGCGGCGCGGCCGCCGGCGCGGCGATCGGCGGGATGACGGGTCCCGTCGGCGCGCTCGTCGGGGCGGCCGTCGGGGTCGTCGCGGGGGCGCTCGCGGGCAAGTCCGCGGCCGCCGACCCGGTGGCCGAGGACGCGTACTGGAAGGACAACTACGCGAGCCGGTCCTATGTCGGAAGCGGGTCCAACTACGACGACTACGGTCCGGCCTACGGCTATGGCGTCAACGCCTTCTCGCGCCATCCCGACCGCAAGTTCGACGACGTCGAATCCGACCTGGGCCGCGACTGGCACCAGTCCAGGGGCACGTCCTCGCTCGACTGGGACCGTGCCAAGCACGCGAGCCGCGATGCCTGGAACCGGCTGAGCGACAAGGTCGAGCGCGCCGTCCCCGGGGATTCGGACCGCGACGGCAAGTAGGCCCGTCCGATCCCCTCGAAAAGAACGGCCCCGGGTGGGCCGTTTTTTCATGGGCGCTACCTCGGGCGCCCGGGTCGGGACGCTCAGGCCGTTGCCGTTGCCGTTGCCGTTGCCGGTATCGCGTCCGCGGCCCACGGCGCCCGGGCGAAATGGTCGGCCAGGAACGCGATCAGGGCCTGCACCCGCGCCGGCTTGGCCCGTCCGGGCGGCGTGACCAGGTGCAGCGCGATGCTCGGAGCCTCCCAGTCCGCCAGGGTGCATTGCACGCGACCCTCGCGCAGGTCGTCCCAGGCCAGGAATTCCGGCTGCATGGCCAGACCCAGGCCGGCCCGCAGGGCGGGCACCAGCGCCTCCGCGTTGTTGATCTGCAGGGCGGCCGGCACCACCTGCGAGAAGTCGCCGTGGACGCGATGGTGGAAGCGCCAGGCGTCGCCCACGCGCGCGTGCGTGTAGCGCAGCGCCCGGTGCCGGGCCAGATCGCGCGGGTGGGCGGGGTGGCCATGCCGCTCGAAATAGTCGGGCGCGCCCACCAGCAGCAGGCGCACGGTGCGCGTCTTCGCGCAGGTGACGGGCTTCACGCCGCGCCGCTGGCAACGCACCGCCACCGGTTGAGGCGACGGGGCGATCCGATGTCCCGACGCCACCGGGATCGCCGCGCGGCTCGCCTTCGCATGGGCAGCGGCGGCGCGAGGCATCGGACTACACAGGACCGGATTCTTTGGTTCTAGGTTGAATTCACCACAAAAAGGAGACCCACCATGGAACGCCTGATTTCGATGTCCTCCCTCCTGGCCGCGACCGCCTGCCTCGTCGCGGGCTGCTCGATGATGCCGGGGGGAAATTCCACCCCCACCAGCCCCGCCACGTCGGCGTCGACCCGGGAGCAGTGCCGCCAGCAGAGCGCCATGATCGGCACGACCCACATGCGTCGCAACGACGCGACGGCGCGCCGCGACATCGACTGCGCGACCATGATGCCGAACTGAGGCCCACCACCATCGGCGGGCCGGCCGCGCGGCTCAGAGGAATGTCATCAGGCAGATGGCATAGGAAGCGTAGAGAAGACTCGCGGAATGTCGCCACAGGAAAGCCAGCATGGTTGCGTTCGTTCGGAATGGATGAAAGGGACGGCGCCGTGGTCGGCCGTGGGCGCTGCGCGCCGTGGCCGGAGTGGCGCGGTGGCCCGGGACGGCGCGATTCTGGGAGGCCGGGACGCTGAAAGATCGGGCGCGGAATGGAAGAACCGCCGCCCGCGTGAACTAAGTCGGTGAAGCCGCGGATTTGCCTCGTCGGCTGCCGTGTCGACGTTGTGCGTGGGCGTCCTAAAACGGGGGGAT
This genomic window from Comamonadaceae bacterium OTU4NAUVB1 contains:
- a CDS encoding substrate binding domain-containing protein, whose translation is MKPVTCAKTRTVRLLLVGAPDYFERHGHPAHPRDLARHRALRYTHARVGDAWRFHHRVHGDFSQVVPAALQINNAEALVPALRAGLGLAMQPEFLAWDDLREGRVQCTLADWEAPSIALHLVTPPGRAKPARVQALIAFLADHFARAPWAADAIPATATATATA